A window of Chaetodon auriga isolate fChaAug3 chromosome 2, fChaAug3.hap1, whole genome shotgun sequence contains these coding sequences:
- the ampd2a gene encoding AMP deaminase 2 isoform X3 has product MEEKYKEIAEELFTRSMAESEMRSAPYEFPEDSPIEQLEERRHRLERQISQDIKLEPEILLRAKQDFMKIDSAADLELMKDKSVDTVDDGFKERQMPMEKEYQRVSISGEEKCGVPFTDLVDAAKCVVKALFIREKYINRSMQNFCKTTAHALQELGVKSLDMRVYEDIPETPVDADAPVHPPVSETHPYDNQDPKNMPADTGYGCKMVDGVVHVYTKKTNMDKSVEVDLPYPDLKEYIADMNVMMALIINGPVKSFCYRRLQYLSSKFQMHILLNEMKELAAQKKVPHRDFYNIRKVDTHIHASSCMNQKHLLRFIKRAMKKYPEEIVHIEQGRGQTLKEVFESMNLTAFDLSVDTLDMHADRNTFHRFDKFNAKYNPIGESILREIFIKTDNHIEGKYFAHIIKEVMFDLEESKYQNSELRLSIYGRSRDEWDKLAQWAVKHRVYSDNVRWLVQVPRLFDVYHTKKQLANFQEMLENIFMPLFEVTIDPRSHPELHLFLDHVVGFDSVDDESKPEHHIFNLDSPLPANWTEEDNPPYSYYLYYTYANMTVLNHLRRRRGFHTFVLRPHCGEAGPIHHLVSGFMLSENISHGLLLRKAPVLQYLYYLAQVGIAMSPLSNNSLFLSYHRNPLPEYLSRGLMVSLSTDDPLQFHFTKEPLMEEYSIATQVWKLSSCDMCELSRNSVLMSGFSHKAKSYWLGPSYSKEGPVSNDIRRTNVPDIRVAYRSETLSEELQLITHAVRTEELDTIDEEDSLSMGPLPGGR; this is encoded by the exons GAGCTGTTCACACGCAGCATGGCAGAGAGCGAGATGCGAAGCGCTCCTTATGAGTTCCCTGAGGACAGCCCCATCGAACAGCTGGAGGAGCGACGGCACCGCCTCGAGAGGCAAATCAGCCAGGACATTAA GCTTGAGCCAGAGATCTTGCTCCGCGCCAAACAGGACTTCATGAAAATCGACAGTGCTGCAGACCTCGA GTTAATGAAGGATAAGAGTGTGGACACTGTTGATGATGGCTTTAAGGAGCGGCAAATGCCAATGGAGAAGGAGTACCAGCGGGTCTCGATATCTGGAGAGGAGAAGTGTGGG GTGCCCTTCACTGACCTGGTAGATGCTGCGAAGTGTGTGGTGAAGGCATTATTCATCCGGGAGAAGTACATAAATCGATCTATGCAGAATTTTTGTAAGACCACAGCTCACGCCCTGCAGGAGCTCGGGGTGAAGTCTCTGGATATGAGAGTCTATGAGGATATACCAGAGACCCCTGTAGATGCTG ATGCACCTGTCCACCCACCTGTTTCAGAGACACACCCCTATGACAATCAGGATCCCAAGAATATGCCAGCAGACACAGGATATGGTTGCAAGATGGTGGATGGAGTCGTCCATGTCTACACCAAGAAAACTAACATGGACAA AAGTGTAGAAGTGGACCTGCCCTATCCTGACCTGAAGGAGTATATCGCAGACATGAATGTCATGATGGCTCTCATTATCAACGGGCCGGT GAAGTCTTTCTGCTACCGCCGCCTACAGTACCTCAGCTCTAAGTTCCAGATGCACATCCTCCTGAATGAGATGAAGGAGTTGGCGGCTCAAAAGAAAGTTCCACACAGAGACTTCTACAACATACGAAAG GTGGACACGCACATACATGCATCATCCTGCATGAATCAGAAGCACCTGCTGCGATTCATCAAGCGAGCCATGAAGAAATACCCCGAGGAGATCGTTCACATCGAGCAAGGCCGTGGTCAGACTCTCAAGGAGGTGTTTGAGAGCATGAACCTGACGGCCTTTGACTTGAGTGTGGACACTCTCGACATGCATGCG GACCGTAACACGTTCCATCGCTTCGACAAGTTCAACGCCAAATACAACCCGATTGGAGAATCCATCCTCAGAGAGATCTTCATCAAGACTGACAACCACATCGAGGGAAAATACTTCGCACACATAATCAAG GAGGTGATGTTTGACTTGGAGGAGAGTAAGTACCAGAACTCTGAGCTACGTCTGTCCATCTATGGTCGCTCCCGAGACGAATGGGATAAACTGGCTCAGTGGGCCGTCAAACATCGAGTGTACTCTGATAATGTGCGCTGGCTTGTCCAGGTGCCCCGTCTGTT CGATGTGTACCACACAAAGAAGCAGCTGGCTAATTTCCAGGAGATGTTGGAGAATATCTTCATGCCTCTGTTTGAAGTGACGATCGACCCCCGCAGTCACCCTGAGCTGCACCTCTTCCTGGACCAT GTGGTGGGCTTCGACAGCGTGGACGATGAGTCTAAACCTGAGCACCACATTTTCAATCTTGACAGCCCGCTGCCAGCCAactggacagaagaagacaacCCACCCTACTCCTACTACCTCTACTACACCTATGCCAACATGACTGTGCTCAACCACCTGCGAAG GCGGCGAGGCTTCCACACATTTGTGCTGCGACCTCACTGCGGGGAGGCGGGGCCCATCCACCACCTGGTGTCGGGTTTCATGTTATCGGAGAACATCTCTCACGGGCTACTGCTCAGAAag GCCCCAGTGCTGCAGTATCTTTACTACCTGGCTCAAGTTGGCATCGCCATGTCACCATTGAGTAACAACAGCCTGTTCCTCAGCTACCATCGCAACCCGCTGCCAGAGTACCTGTCCAGAGGCCTCATGGTCTCTCTGTCCACCGATGATCCTCTTCAGTTCCACTTCACCAAG GAGCCTCTGATGGAGGAGTACAGCATTGCTACTCAGGTGTGGAAACTAAGTTCTTGTGACATGTGTGAGCTGTCCAGAAACAGTGTCCTCATGAGCGGCTTTTCACACAAG GCCAAAAGCTACTGGCTGGGCCCCAGTTACTCTAAGGAGGGTCCTGTGAGCAACGACATCCGCCGTACCAACGTCCCCGATATCCGCGTGGCATACCGCAGCGAGACACTGTCAGAGGAGCTTCAGCTCATCACTCATGCTGTGCGCACCGAAGAGCTGGACACAATTGACGAGGAGGACTCTCTGTCCATGGGCCCGCTCCCAGGAGGACGCTGA
- the ampd2a gene encoding AMP deaminase 2 isoform X2: MSGDLCGASGPKPLKPQRSLPGTPVSISHYPIDLRTSMEEKYKEIAEELFTRSMAESEMRSAPYEFPEDSPIEQLEERRHRLERQISQDIKLEPEILLRAKQDFMKIDSAADLELMKDKSVDTVDDGFKERQMPMEKEYQRVSISGEEKCGVPFTDLVDAAKCVVKALFIREKYINRSMQNFCKTTAHALQELGVKSLDMRVYEDIPETPVDADAPVHPPVSETHPYDNQDPKNMPADTGYGCKMVDGVVHVYTKKTNMDKSVEVDLPYPDLKEYIADMNVMMALIINGPVKSFCYRRLQYLSSKFQMHILLNEMKELAAQKKVPHRDFYNIRKVDTHIHASSCMNQKHLLRFIKRAMKKYPEEIVHIEQGRGQTLKEVFESMNLTAFDLSVDTLDMHADRNTFHRFDKFNAKYNPIGESILREIFIKTDNHIEGKYFAHIIKEVMFDLEESKYQNSELRLSIYGRSRDEWDKLAQWAVKHRVYSDNVRWLVQVPRLFDVYHTKKQLANFQEMLENIFMPLFEVTIDPRSHPELHLFLDHVVGFDSVDDESKPEHHIFNLDSPLPANWTEEDNPPYSYYLYYTYANMTVLNHLRRRRGFHTFVLRPHCGEAGPIHHLVSGFMLSENISHGLLLRKAPVLQYLYYLAQVGIAMSPLSNNSLFLSYHRNPLPEYLSRGLMVSLSTDDPLQFHFTKEPLMEEYSIATQVWKLSSCDMCELSRNSVLMSGFSHKAKSYWLGPSYSKEGPVSNDIRRTNVPDIRVAYRSETLSEELQLITHAVRTEELDTIDEEDSLSMGPLPGGR; encoded by the exons GAGCTGTTCACACGCAGCATGGCAGAGAGCGAGATGCGAAGCGCTCCTTATGAGTTCCCTGAGGACAGCCCCATCGAACAGCTGGAGGAGCGACGGCACCGCCTCGAGAGGCAAATCAGCCAGGACATTAA GCTTGAGCCAGAGATCTTGCTCCGCGCCAAACAGGACTTCATGAAAATCGACAGTGCTGCAGACCTCGA GTTAATGAAGGATAAGAGTGTGGACACTGTTGATGATGGCTTTAAGGAGCGGCAAATGCCAATGGAGAAGGAGTACCAGCGGGTCTCGATATCTGGAGAGGAGAAGTGTGGG GTGCCCTTCACTGACCTGGTAGATGCTGCGAAGTGTGTGGTGAAGGCATTATTCATCCGGGAGAAGTACATAAATCGATCTATGCAGAATTTTTGTAAGACCACAGCTCACGCCCTGCAGGAGCTCGGGGTGAAGTCTCTGGATATGAGAGTCTATGAGGATATACCAGAGACCCCTGTAGATGCTG ATGCACCTGTCCACCCACCTGTTTCAGAGACACACCCCTATGACAATCAGGATCCCAAGAATATGCCAGCAGACACAGGATATGGTTGCAAGATGGTGGATGGAGTCGTCCATGTCTACACCAAGAAAACTAACATGGACAA AAGTGTAGAAGTGGACCTGCCCTATCCTGACCTGAAGGAGTATATCGCAGACATGAATGTCATGATGGCTCTCATTATCAACGGGCCGGT GAAGTCTTTCTGCTACCGCCGCCTACAGTACCTCAGCTCTAAGTTCCAGATGCACATCCTCCTGAATGAGATGAAGGAGTTGGCGGCTCAAAAGAAAGTTCCACACAGAGACTTCTACAACATACGAAAG GTGGACACGCACATACATGCATCATCCTGCATGAATCAGAAGCACCTGCTGCGATTCATCAAGCGAGCCATGAAGAAATACCCCGAGGAGATCGTTCACATCGAGCAAGGCCGTGGTCAGACTCTCAAGGAGGTGTTTGAGAGCATGAACCTGACGGCCTTTGACTTGAGTGTGGACACTCTCGACATGCATGCG GACCGTAACACGTTCCATCGCTTCGACAAGTTCAACGCCAAATACAACCCGATTGGAGAATCCATCCTCAGAGAGATCTTCATCAAGACTGACAACCACATCGAGGGAAAATACTTCGCACACATAATCAAG GAGGTGATGTTTGACTTGGAGGAGAGTAAGTACCAGAACTCTGAGCTACGTCTGTCCATCTATGGTCGCTCCCGAGACGAATGGGATAAACTGGCTCAGTGGGCCGTCAAACATCGAGTGTACTCTGATAATGTGCGCTGGCTTGTCCAGGTGCCCCGTCTGTT CGATGTGTACCACACAAAGAAGCAGCTGGCTAATTTCCAGGAGATGTTGGAGAATATCTTCATGCCTCTGTTTGAAGTGACGATCGACCCCCGCAGTCACCCTGAGCTGCACCTCTTCCTGGACCAT GTGGTGGGCTTCGACAGCGTGGACGATGAGTCTAAACCTGAGCACCACATTTTCAATCTTGACAGCCCGCTGCCAGCCAactggacagaagaagacaacCCACCCTACTCCTACTACCTCTACTACACCTATGCCAACATGACTGTGCTCAACCACCTGCGAAG GCGGCGAGGCTTCCACACATTTGTGCTGCGACCTCACTGCGGGGAGGCGGGGCCCATCCACCACCTGGTGTCGGGTTTCATGTTATCGGAGAACATCTCTCACGGGCTACTGCTCAGAAag GCCCCAGTGCTGCAGTATCTTTACTACCTGGCTCAAGTTGGCATCGCCATGTCACCATTGAGTAACAACAGCCTGTTCCTCAGCTACCATCGCAACCCGCTGCCAGAGTACCTGTCCAGAGGCCTCATGGTCTCTCTGTCCACCGATGATCCTCTTCAGTTCCACTTCACCAAG GAGCCTCTGATGGAGGAGTACAGCATTGCTACTCAGGTGTGGAAACTAAGTTCTTGTGACATGTGTGAGCTGTCCAGAAACAGTGTCCTCATGAGCGGCTTTTCACACAAG GCCAAAAGCTACTGGCTGGGCCCCAGTTACTCTAAGGAGGGTCCTGTGAGCAACGACATCCGCCGTACCAACGTCCCCGATATCCGCGTGGCATACCGCAGCGAGACACTGTCAGAGGAGCTTCAGCTCATCACTCATGCTGTGCGCACCGAAGAGCTGGACACAATTGACGAGGAGGACTCTCTGTCCATGGGCCCGCTCCCAGGAGGACGCTGA